One segment of Phaeacidiphilus oryzae TH49 DNA contains the following:
- a CDS encoding glycerophosphodiester phosphodiesterase — translation MAIPNRDRVHVVAHRGSSGSIAEHTLAAYRRALEEGADALECDVRLTSDGHLVCLHDRRIDRTSNGRGVVSTLSLAELLRHDFGSWMSGGDGPSPVLTLEDLLGLVADCGRRVELAIETKHPTRYGPRVEERLIQTLRRYGLLEPPAEHKEPAVRVMSFSRLALLRTQRLAPGLPTVFLTERPQLPGEGSRLPGSTRIAGPGIALVRAHPAYVARAHRAGYRVHVWTVDDPADVELCLRLGVDALITNHPARILAQLGRTPPFPSISANTVKK, via the coding sequence ATCGCGATCCCGAACCGGGACCGCGTCCACGTGGTCGCCCACCGCGGCTCCTCGGGCTCGATCGCCGAGCACACCCTGGCGGCCTACCGCCGGGCGCTGGAGGAGGGCGCGGACGCGCTGGAGTGCGACGTGCGGCTCACCTCCGACGGGCATCTGGTCTGCCTCCACGACCGCCGGATCGACCGCACCTCCAACGGCCGCGGGGTGGTCTCCACCCTCTCCCTCGCCGAGCTGCTCCGGCACGACTTCGGCTCCTGGATGAGCGGCGGCGACGGCCCCTCCCCGGTCCTCACCCTGGAGGACCTCCTCGGCCTGGTCGCGGACTGCGGCCGCCGGGTGGAGCTGGCCATCGAGACCAAGCACCCCACCCGCTACGGGCCCCGGGTCGAGGAGCGCCTGATCCAGACCCTCCGCCGGTACGGGCTGCTGGAGCCCCCGGCGGAGCACAAGGAGCCGGCGGTGCGGGTGATGAGCTTCTCCCGGCTCGCCCTGCTGCGCACCCAGCGGCTGGCGCCCGGGCTGCCGACGGTGTTCCTCACCGAGCGCCCGCAACTGCCCGGCGAGGGCAGCCGACTGCCCGGCAGCACCCGGATCGCCGGACCCGGGATCGCGCTGGTCCGGGCGCACCCGGCGTATGTGGCCCGGGCCCACCGGGCCGGCTACCGGGTGCACGTCTGGACCGTGGACGACCCGGCGGACGTCGAGCTCTGCCTGCGGCTCGGCGTGGACGCCCTGATCACCAACCATCCGGCCCGGATCCTTGCCCAACTCGGACGAACGCCGCCATTTCCGTCAATCAGTGCGAACACCGTCAAGAAATAG
- a CDS encoding S1C family serine protease → MSTEQEGGGADVPSAKTPPEGEEVLHRLPPPQPPSAEPPAQPAAEPPAEHAAVPGAGPADASAPGPAAAPAGADAFAAAPPPPAEPPTQPYILGGQYPPPPAAPPKKGRGGLIALLAAVAVVAGGLGGVIGSSVEKSNSSSDSSTTVSSSTDPKALERSPNSVAGIAAKALPSVVTIEASGSQETGTGSGFVFDTQGHILTNNHVVAPALNGGKLTVKLSDGSSYPASVVGRASGYDVAVVKIDNPPTDKLKPLPLGDSDSVAVGDPTVAIGAPFGLSGTVTTGIVSAKNRPVASGDETGSQTSYMNALQTDASINPGNSGGPLLNGQGQVIGIDSAIQSTNSGGSSPFGGSSQQSGSIGLGFAIPINEARRVAGELINTGQPIYPIIGVLRNDNYQGDGAQISPTAIQGTPAVTPGGPADKAGLKAGDVITKLDGVPIDSGPTLVSEIWSHEPGQKVSVTYTRGGQTHTTTLTLGSRKGDQ, encoded by the coding sequence GTGAGCACCGAGCAGGAGGGTGGGGGCGCCGACGTGCCATCGGCGAAGACTCCTCCGGAGGGGGAGGAGGTGCTGCACCGGCTTCCTCCGCCTCAGCCGCCGTCGGCGGAGCCGCCCGCGCAGCCGGCCGCGGAGCCGCCCGCGGAGCACGCCGCGGTGCCGGGTGCGGGTCCCGCCGACGCGTCGGCCCCGGGTCCCGCCGCTGCGCCGGCCGGAGCGGATGCCTTCGCCGCCGCGCCGCCGCCTCCCGCCGAGCCCCCCACGCAGCCGTACATCCTCGGCGGCCAGTACCCGCCGCCGCCCGCCGCCCCGCCGAAGAAGGGGCGCGGGGGGCTGATCGCCCTCCTCGCCGCCGTCGCGGTGGTGGCCGGCGGTCTCGGCGGGGTGATCGGCTCCTCGGTGGAGAAGAGCAACTCCTCCTCCGACTCGAGCACCACGGTCTCCTCGTCGACCGACCCCAAGGCGCTGGAGCGCTCGCCGAACAGCGTCGCCGGGATAGCGGCCAAGGCGCTGCCGAGCGTGGTCACCATCGAGGCCAGCGGCTCGCAGGAGACCGGTACCGGCAGCGGCTTCGTGTTCGACACCCAGGGCCACATCCTGACCAACAACCATGTGGTCGCTCCCGCGCTGAACGGCGGCAAGCTGACCGTCAAGCTCTCCGACGGATCCAGCTACCCCGCCTCGGTGGTCGGCCGGGCCTCCGGCTACGACGTCGCGGTCGTCAAGATCGACAACCCGCCGACGGACAAGCTGAAGCCCCTCCCGCTGGGTGACTCGGACAGCGTCGCGGTCGGCGACCCGACCGTCGCCATCGGCGCGCCGTTCGGCCTCTCGGGGACGGTGACCACCGGCATCGTCAGCGCCAAGAACCGGCCGGTCGCCTCGGGCGACGAGACCGGCAGCCAGACCTCGTACATGAACGCGCTGCAGACCGACGCGTCGATCAACCCGGGCAACTCCGGCGGGCCGCTGCTCAACGGGCAGGGCCAGGTGATCGGGATCGACTCGGCGATCCAGTCCACCAACAGCGGCGGCTCCAGCCCGTTCGGCGGCAGCAGCCAGCAGTCCGGCAGCATCGGCCTCGGCTTCGCCATCCCGATCAACGAGGCGAGGCGGGTGGCCGGCGAGCTGATCAACACCGGCCAGCCCATCTACCCGATCATCGGCGTGCTGCGGAACGACAACTACCAGGGCGACGGGGCGCAGATCTCGCCGACCGCGATCCAGGGCACGCCCGCGGTCACCCCCGGCGGCCCCGCGGACAAGGCCGGGCTGAAGGCGGGCGACGTCATCACCAAGCTGGACGGGGTGCCGATCGACAGCGGGCCGACCCTGGTCAGCGAGATCTGGTCGCACGAGCCGGGCCAGAAGGTCAGCGTGACCTACACCCGGGGCGGCCAGACCCACACCACGACGCTCACCCTGGGCTCTCGCAAGGGCGACCAGTAG
- a CDS encoding bifunctional DNA primase/polymerase, with amino-acid sequence MRRFLGIPGVPGNRRRTRSALLGAAITCVEQWRWPVVPGALPASPPAPGLSWGPAPAESAEGDEPLGTGCSCPRPDCPVPGAHPHDPPLLAATTDPRMVRWWWTTRPTAPLVVATGERVAAVSLPAVAGARLLDYLDALRHPVGPVIATPTRYLLLVAPYTHEELAELLMRQESVPTSVRYHGPGGYVLLPPSRTAAGELRWVREPVPPQDAGAGARAGAEPVEMGVGGVAPWLPPVADFVDALVAAGSSAPDGTRLAY; translated from the coding sequence ATGCGCCGTTTCCTCGGAATCCCCGGAGTCCCCGGAAACCGACGAAGGACCAGGTCGGCACTGCTCGGCGCGGCCATCACCTGCGTAGAGCAGTGGCGCTGGCCGGTCGTGCCCGGCGCGCTGCCCGCGTCGCCTCCGGCGCCCGGCCTGTCCTGGGGCCCGGCCCCGGCGGAGTCCGCCGAGGGCGACGAACCGCTGGGCACCGGATGCTCCTGCCCGCGCCCGGACTGCCCGGTCCCGGGCGCGCATCCGCACGATCCGCCGCTGCTCGCGGCGACCACCGACCCGCGGATGGTGCGCTGGTGGTGGACCACCCGGCCGACCGCCCCGCTGGTGGTGGCGACCGGGGAGCGGGTGGCCGCGGTCAGCCTGCCGGCCGTGGCCGGCGCGCGGCTGCTGGACTACCTGGACGCGCTGCGGCACCCGGTGGGCCCGGTCATCGCCACGCCCACCCGCTATCTGCTGCTGGTCGCCCCCTACACCCACGAGGAGCTCGCCGAGCTGCTGATGCGCCAGGAGTCGGTGCCCACCAGCGTGCGGTACCACGGCCCGGGCGGCTATGTGCTGCTGCCGCCGTCCAGGACCGCCGCCGGCGAGCTGCGCTGGGTCCGCGAGCCGGTGCCGCCGCAGGACGCGGGCGCGGGTGCGCGGGCCGGCGCGGAGCCGGTCGAGATGGGGGTGGGGGGCGTGGCGCCCTGGCTGCCGCCGGTCGCGGACTTCGTCGACGCGCTCGTCGCGGCGGGGAGTTCGGCCCCGGACGGAACCCGGCTGGCCTACTGA
- a CDS encoding ATP-binding protein, translated as MTLVVAYDVPTSSTMAVPHGPASVGTARRRLRKELTAHRIPESVIDDASLILSELLSNACRHARPLSDRTEGAAGSGTAIGQVEVGWEIGGGVLTIRVTDGGGPTRPRRSSPSLTARGGRGLGIVGLLATEWGIDDQPGKVTVWAALPAPGREAVS; from the coding sequence GTGACGTTGGTGGTTGCGTACGACGTGCCGACCTCGTCGACCATGGCCGTGCCCCATGGTCCGGCGAGTGTGGGTACCGCACGCCGCAGGCTGCGCAAGGAACTGACAGCGCATCGGATACCGGAATCGGTCATCGACGATGCATCGCTGATCCTTTCCGAACTTCTCAGCAATGCCTGCCGGCATGCCCGGCCCCTTTCCGACCGCACCGAGGGTGCGGCGGGCTCGGGAACGGCCATCGGGCAGGTGGAGGTCGGCTGGGAGATCGGCGGCGGCGTGCTGACGATACGGGTGACGGACGGCGGAGGGCCGACCCGGCCGCGCCGTTCGAGTCCCTCACTGACCGCCCGCGGCGGTCGCGGTCTCGGCATCGTCGGGCTCCTCGCCACCGAGTGGGGAATCGACGACCAGCCGGGAAAGGTCACCGTCTGGGCCGCGCTGCCGGCGCCGGGACGCGAGGCCGTGAGCTAG
- a CDS encoding glycosyltransferase, protein MDAQQSRRTPDPGPSATPGPAPGPARAAGRLAETGAVVVPARDDAARIALTVLSARSIPTVDLVVVVDDASTDSTARVAEDSGAAVVRHRRRLGRAAALESGAAAVAACDDMEYGTPGPDGPVARPLLLIAADLGPTAVRAETLLTPVLRGEADMTVGLPTGPAARERRAPGLRESTERCLTRAAFQAALPLGPGGRPEARLTSVLVEAGFRVVGMPLVVVHHRPPQRRGLRFRRADW, encoded by the coding sequence ATGGATGCGCAGCAGAGCCGCCGCACACCCGATCCCGGTCCGTCAGCCACCCCTGGTCCGGCCCCCGGTCCCGCCCGCGCCGCCGGACGCCTCGCGGAGACCGGAGCCGTGGTCGTGCCCGCCCGGGACGACGCCGCCCGGATCGCCCTGACCGTCCTCTCCGCACGCTCGATCCCGACCGTGGACCTGGTGGTCGTGGTGGACGACGCGTCCACCGACTCCACCGCGCGGGTGGCCGAGGACTCCGGCGCGGCCGTGGTCCGGCACCGCAGGCGCCTGGGCCGGGCGGCCGCGCTGGAGAGCGGCGCGGCGGCGGTGGCCGCCTGCGACGACATGGAGTACGGAACGCCCGGGCCGGACGGGCCGGTGGCCCGGCCGCTGCTGCTGATCGCCGCCGATCTGGGGCCGACCGCGGTCCGGGCGGAGACCCTCCTCACTCCGGTGCTGCGCGGGGAGGCGGACATGACGGTCGGGCTGCCGACCGGTCCGGCCGCCCGGGAGCGGCGGGCGCCGGGGTTGCGGGAGTCCACCGAGCGCTGTCTGACCCGGGCCGCCTTCCAGGCGGCCCTTCCTCTGGGCCCCGGCGGCCGGCCGGAGGCCAGGCTGACCTCGGTGCTGGTGGAGGCGGGCTTCCGGGTGGTGGGAATGCCGCTGGTGGTCGTCCACCACCGCCCTCCGCAGCGGCGCGGGCTGAGATTCCGGCGTGCCGACTGGTGA
- a CDS encoding DUF5926 family protein, whose translation MAAAQRKNTAKGAGKRAGRRGAAGAPQNRRPLSSDEPVPVVGAREPCPCGSGRRYKACHGREAAHVAQELVTRPFAGLPDEADWVALRELVPAATAPLRLSERGRELAVGEVPSVTLTTVLPLALAAIRRQDGSVLVGLQTQSGSGDVSRDAGDALAQALAAEPGASVAVRRPQPDSPRLQDLLDTSAGLDLTLHQDFGYWLESPDGAESPSGEVAASLERANAAIIPTERLGSGLSAAYWCRAAEKNHLRWVMTHDEERLLDALARLSAAGEAGLGEGTRLVGSFRAHGLTVPVWDLPAETTAAEVEKPAVAFGERLTAALAETGPLTAAERKSRAGLVNRQLTIG comes from the coding sequence ATGGCAGCTGCCCAACGGAAGAACACCGCGAAGGGTGCCGGCAAGCGCGCCGGAAGGCGCGGTGCCGCGGGTGCCCCGCAGAACCGCCGGCCGCTCTCCTCGGACGAGCCGGTACCGGTGGTCGGCGCCCGGGAGCCCTGCCCGTGCGGATCCGGCCGGCGCTACAAGGCCTGCCACGGCCGGGAGGCCGCGCACGTCGCCCAGGAGCTGGTGACCCGCCCGTTCGCCGGCCTCCCGGACGAGGCGGACTGGGTGGCGCTGCGGGAGCTGGTGCCGGCCGCCACCGCCCCGCTGCGGCTCAGCGAGCGGGGCCGGGAGCTGGCCGTCGGCGAGGTGCCCTCGGTGACCCTCACCACGGTCCTGCCGCTGGCCCTGGCCGCGATCCGGCGGCAGGACGGCAGCGTCCTGGTGGGGCTGCAGACCCAGAGCGGCTCCGGGGACGTCAGCCGGGACGCCGGCGACGCGCTGGCGCAGGCGCTGGCCGCCGAGCCGGGCGCCTCGGTCGCGGTCCGCCGCCCGCAGCCGGACTCCCCCCGCCTCCAGGACCTGCTGGACACCTCCGCCGGGCTCGACCTCACCCTCCACCAGGACTTCGGCTACTGGCTGGAGAGCCCGGACGGCGCCGAGAGCCCCTCCGGAGAGGTCGCCGCCTCGCTGGAGCGCGCCAACGCCGCCATCATCCCCACCGAGCGCCTGGGCTCCGGCCTGTCCGCGGCGTACTGGTGCCGGGCCGCCGAGAAGAACCACCTGCGGTGGGTCATGACCCACGACGAGGAGCGGCTGCTGGACGCGCTGGCCCGGCTCTCCGCGGCCGGCGAGGCCGGGCTCGGCGAGGGGACCCGCCTGGTCGGCTCGTTCCGGGCGCACGGGCTGACCGTCCCGGTGTGGGACCTGCCGGCGGAGACCACCGCCGCCGAGGTGGAGAAGCCGGCCGTGGCCTTCGGGGAGCGGCTGACCGCCGCCCTCGCCGAGACCGGGCCGCTCACCGCCGCCGAGCGGAAGTCCCGGGCCGGTCTGGTCAACCGGCAGCTCACCATCGGCTGA
- a CDS encoding PP2C family protein-serine/threonine phosphatase, which translates to MEFVQQSTPDLPAPGAPTEKPAEAAPGTAGERRAKRLSDLVRLRELGGRLAGAADLDEALRELLAGGASVLGASRGMVVVSGNREWSRSPSVVESMKQASASAPGNRAADAESRPVVGTPTRRTVSAAHSAERSPGRAPARTLGSVELPGAIVGLGLDRAALGALETVPLSGGPFDAIAAGAKEAVHRDLTARPPDTGPAIDATSADAPAPALRRRGDGRRGRPGGAVGDPAAPTDPADLTGAIDATGFGDRDGLGDRDGFGDGVGLGDGVGVGVGVGIGVAHDGPDSPPDPADPYARYLEVAAQLGLGSSYALPLSIGDGPPFGAAVWFRDRPWSPSERTRELARDYCADAARQLSRELERQRLLHTAAALREGLLPDRLPQVPRLRLAARCLPAGLDLAAGSDWYDAIVLPDGTVGLTVGSVGEGGPIGRIGPAGERRTADRAVDGPGAAAAMGRLRAALRAYAVLEGEDPVSVLGDLELLLKTTEPTRTATALYAVVDPATRRLTLAGAGQCPPLLVTNYGASFVETSLSAPLGMLSCWEAPSVELRAERGDLLVLYTEGLARRSGGSLHTGEARLRAAAADAPYEVRQDADRFCGHLLARCLEGTGDAEPVDDLVLMVARFS; encoded by the coding sequence ATGGAATTCGTCCAGCAGTCGACGCCGGACCTCCCCGCTCCCGGCGCCCCCACAGAAAAACCCGCCGAGGCGGCCCCGGGGACGGCCGGCGAGCGCCGCGCCAAGCGCCTCTCCGACCTGGTTCGGCTGCGGGAACTCGGCGGTCGGCTGGCCGGCGCGGCCGATCTGGACGAGGCGCTGCGGGAACTGCTCGCGGGCGGCGCCTCGGTGCTCGGCGCCTCCCGAGGAATGGTGGTCGTCTCCGGGAACCGGGAATGGTCGCGCAGCCCGTCCGTGGTCGAATCAATGAAACAGGCGTCCGCATCGGCTCCAGGAAATCGGGCGGCCGATGCGGAATCCCGTCCGGTGGTCGGGACGCCGACCCGCAGGACCGTTTCGGCAGCGCATTCGGCGGAGCGTTCCCCGGGCCGGGCGCCCGCCCGGACCCTCGGCAGCGTCGAACTGCCGGGCGCCATCGTCGGGTTGGGCCTGGACCGGGCCGCCCTCGGCGCCCTGGAGACGGTTCCGCTGAGCGGCGGGCCGTTCGACGCGATCGCCGCCGGGGCCAAGGAGGCCGTCCACCGCGACCTGACCGCACGACCTCCCGACACCGGACCGGCGATTGACGCCACGTCAGCTGACGCTCCGGCACCTGCCCTGCGGCGCAGAGGAGACGGCCGGCGGGGCCGGCCCGGCGGCGCGGTCGGCGACCCGGCCGCTCCGACCGATCCGGCCGACCTGACCGGCGCCATCGACGCCACCGGCTTCGGCGACCGCGACGGCTTGGGCGACCGCGACGGATTCGGCGACGGGGTCGGCTTGGGCGACGGAGTCGGTGTCGGTGTCGGTGTCGGCATCGGTGTCGCTCATGACGGTCCCGACAGTCCGCCCGACCCCGCCGACCCGTACGCCCGCTATCTGGAGGTCGCCGCCCAGCTCGGCCTTGGCTCCTCCTACGCGCTGCCGCTGTCGATCGGCGACGGGCCCCCCTTCGGCGCCGCCGTCTGGTTCCGCGACCGGCCCTGGAGCCCGTCCGAACGCACCCGCGAACTCGCCCGCGACTACTGCGCGGACGCCGCCCGCCAGCTCTCCCGCGAGCTGGAGCGGCAGCGTCTGCTGCACACCGCGGCCGCCCTCAGGGAAGGGCTGCTGCCCGACCGCCTTCCCCAGGTCCCGCGGCTGCGGCTGGCCGCCCGCTGCCTCCCGGCCGGGCTCGACCTGGCCGCCGGCAGCGACTGGTACGACGCGATCGTGCTGCCCGACGGCACCGTCGGCCTGACCGTCGGCAGCGTCGGCGAGGGCGGGCCGATCGGCCGGATCGGACCGGCCGGCGAGCGCCGCACCGCCGACCGCGCGGTGGACGGCCCCGGCGCCGCCGCCGCGATGGGCCGGCTGCGCGCCGCCCTGCGGGCGTACGCCGTGCTGGAGGGCGAGGACCCGGTCTCCGTCCTCGGCGACCTCGAACTGCTGCTGAAGACCACCGAGCCGACCCGCACCGCCACCGCCCTCTACGCCGTGGTCGACCCGGCGACCCGCCGGCTCACCCTGGCCGGCGCCGGGCAGTGCCCGCCGCTGCTGGTCACCAACTACGGCGCCAGCTTCGTGGAGACCTCGCTCTCCGCCCCGCTCGGCATGCTCAGCTGCTGGGAGGCGCCCAGCGTGGAGCTCCGCGCCGAGCGCGGCGACCTGCTGGTGCTCTACACCGAGGGCCTGGCCCGGCGCTCCGGCGGTTCCCTCCACACCGGGGAGGCCCGGCTGCGTGCCGCGGCCGCCGACGCCCCGTACGAGGTCAGGCAGGACGCCGACCGGTTCTGCGGGCATCTGCTGGCCCGCTGTCTGGAGGGCACCGGGGACGCCGAGCCGGTCGACGACCTGGTGCTGATGGTCGCCCGGTTCAGCTGA
- a CDS encoding purine-cytosine permease family protein — MAERTATLLSGDREHEAPLVLDTAPPRTLGLRDQAAFWANLGVSLIGFSSAATVLGTAGHELSITASITAIAVGTVIGTLMLSIAAVVGTRTGAPAMAVLRGLFGTRLSYAPTVLNIVQCVGWGVYELTVIAMGAEALFGGGPHWLYVVLAGLLTTGLTIRPLGSIAVLRRYVAIAVAVAMLYFTVQLVRQGVPDPGHGNWQGFLPATDAVVAVSISFVPLAADYTRHARTGRASFWGSFLGYSVAQVWCYVLGLVALVQVGGDPNKIFSTFMGVAAGWLFFAVLVLREADQSFANVYSTAMSLHNLLPRVDRRWLSLGIGALVTVLGLLVSNFDSYFAFLSLIGAVFVPLFAVLAVDYFFGAGRRPGGWDMSEQAPTRWLTLLPWALGFAVYQLLAPTELTGWGAFWPDFWSRVQELTGIHPQVWTSASLFSFLVPALLMLALTPLTRREQRERSGGSSGGSGGERAERAERRGR, encoded by the coding sequence GTGGCCGAACGGACCGCCACCCTGCTGTCCGGGGACCGCGAGCACGAGGCGCCGCTGGTGCTCGACACCGCCCCGCCGCGCACCCTGGGCCTGCGCGACCAGGCGGCCTTCTGGGCCAACCTCGGTGTCTCGCTGATCGGCTTCAGCAGCGCCGCCACCGTCCTCGGCACGGCCGGCCACGAACTCTCGATCACCGCCTCGATCACCGCCATCGCGGTCGGCACCGTGATCGGCACGCTGATGCTCTCCATCGCCGCCGTGGTCGGCACCAGGACCGGCGCCCCGGCGATGGCCGTCCTCCGCGGGCTCTTCGGCACCCGCCTCTCCTACGCCCCGACGGTGCTCAACATCGTGCAGTGCGTGGGCTGGGGGGTGTACGAGCTGACGGTGATAGCGATGGGCGCCGAGGCGCTCTTCGGCGGCGGCCCGCACTGGCTGTACGTCGTCCTCGCCGGGCTGCTGACCACCGGCCTGACGATCCGTCCGCTGGGCTCGATCGCGGTGCTGCGGCGGTACGTGGCGATCGCGGTGGCGGTGGCGATGCTCTACTTCACCGTCCAGCTGGTCCGGCAGGGCGTGCCCGACCCGGGCCACGGGAACTGGCAGGGCTTCCTGCCCGCCACCGACGCGGTGGTCGCGGTCTCCATCTCCTTCGTCCCGCTGGCCGCCGACTACACCCGGCACGCCCGCACCGGCCGGGCCTCCTTCTGGGGCTCGTTCCTCGGCTACTCGGTGGCCCAGGTCTGGTGCTACGTCCTCGGCCTGGTGGCGCTGGTGCAGGTGGGCGGGGACCCGAACAAGATCTTCTCGACCTTCATGGGGGTGGCGGCCGGCTGGCTGTTCTTCGCCGTGCTGGTGCTGCGCGAGGCCGACCAGTCCTTCGCCAACGTCTACTCGACGGCGATGTCGCTGCACAACCTGCTGCCCCGGGTGGACCGGCGCTGGCTGTCGCTGGGCATCGGCGCGCTGGTCACCGTGCTGGGCCTGCTGGTGAGCAACTTCGACTCCTACTTCGCCTTCCTCTCCCTGATCGGCGCGGTCTTCGTGCCGCTCTTCGCGGTGCTGGCGGTGGACTACTTCTTCGGGGCCGGACGCCGCCCCGGCGGCTGGGACATGTCGGAGCAGGCGCCCACCCGCTGGCTGACCCTGCTGCCCTGGGCGCTGGGCTTCGCCGTCTACCAGCTGCTGGCGCCCACCGAGCTGACCGGCTGGGGGGCGTTCTGGCCCGACTTCTGGTCCCGCGTGCAGGAACTGACCGGTATTCACCCGCAGGTGTGGACCTCGGCCTCGCTCTTCTCCTTCCTCGTCCCGGCCCTGCTGATGCTGGCGCTCACCCCGCTGACCCGCCGCGAGCAGCGCGAGCGCAGCGGCGGAAGCAGCGGCGGGAGCGGCGGCGAGCGCGCCGAGCGCGCCGAGCGCCGCGGGCGCTGA